CTTATATAAAACCACTTGAAAATAAGGAAGAAATTTCAAGGATAGATTTCGGTTCTTTAAACTTTCCGGAAAAAGATTACACGGATATTCTAATAAATAAACTCAGTAAGAAAATTCATGAATTGGATGTATTAATTGTAAATCAACAATTTAAAAATCCATTAGTTAATGATTACATATTTACAAAATTGAATGAAATTATAAAAGAAAATACACAATGCAAAATAATTGGTGATTTAAGAAATGATTTATTCCCATTGGAAAACTCAATTTTAAAAGTTACTTCTTTTTTAATCTCGAAAGAATTAGGAGAAGAAAATTTTGATGAAAATGATACAGATACGGCAATTTTTAAATTGAGAAAATTATTCAAAAAAATTAAAACTCCGCTTTTAATGATTAGAGGAGAAAGCGGTTTAATATATTTTGACGATAAAAATATTGAAACCGTTCCGGGAATTTATTTAACCGGTGAAATTGATAAACTTGGATCTGGCAATGCATGCGTAAGTACATTTGCTGCTTGCTTAGGAAGCGGAGCATCAATTAACAAATCTCTTGAAATTGCTAATTTGGCATTCGCCATTATTGCAAAGCAAATAAAAAAAATCGGTTCAGTTACTCAAGTAGAAATTTTAAAATTAGCTGAAGAAAGTTATTACAACTATGATTTAGCTTTAGCATATGATCCGCGTAAAGCAAAATATTTTGAAAATTCCGAAATTGAAATTGTTGGAGAGCTTCCTCAAAATATTAGTATTCAAAATGTAATATTAGATCATGATGGAACTATTTCAACATTGCGCGAAGGCTGGGAAACCGTAATGCATAAAGTAATGATTGAAGAAATTTGCGGTGATAAATTACAAGAAATATCTTCTAATGAATACAATCGACTTTCAGTTAAGTGTGATAAATTCATTAATGATACAACCGGAATTCAGACAATTATTCAAATGATGGGTTTGCAAGATATTATCCTAGAAGAAGGTTTTATTCAAAAAGAAAAAGTAAAAACTCCAGCCGAATATAAAGCAATTTATCTTGATAATTTGATGTTTAGTGTTAATGATAGAATAAAAAAATTTGAAAATGGTGAACGTTCAATTCATGATTTTACAATTTTAGGTTCAGTTGAAATGTTAAAAAAAATTCATGAAAAAAATCTTAAACTAT
The nucleotide sequence above comes from Ignavibacteriota bacterium. Encoded proteins:
- a CDS encoding HAD hydrolase-like protein, translated to MKISEIKKIFSDFENLKVGVFGDFALDIYYNLIQNTGENSIETGKPVLYGSSIKTNLAAAGNIVNNLISLGIKNVFAFGFIGNDILGREILFQLKEKNVNIDSILSINNIWETFTYIKPLENKEEISRIDFGSLNFPEKDYTDILINKLSKKIHELDVLIVNQQFKNPLVNDYIFTKLNEIIKENTQCKIIGDLRNDLFPLENSILKVTSFLISKELGEENFDENDTDTAIFKLRKLFKKIKTPLLMIRGESGLIYFDDKNIETVPGIYLTGEIDKLGSGNACVSTFAACLGSGASINKSLEIANLAFAIIAKQIKKIGSVTQVEILKLAEESYYNYDLALAYDPRKAKYFENSEIEIVGELPQNISIQNVILDHDGTISTLREGWETVMHKVMIEEICGDKLQEISSNEYNRLSVKCDKFINDTTGIQTIIQMMGLQDIILEEGFIQKEKVKTPAEYKAIYLDNLMFSVNDRIKKFENGERSIHDFTILGSVEMLKKIHEKNLKLFLASGTDEDSVVTEANALGYGNLFSGGIRGSKGNEIGDAKKIVINRIIEEGNCKGENLMVIGDGPVEIIEGRKVGSLCIGIASDEVRRHGMNYKKRTRLIRAGAHIIIPDFSQLNYLLKIIFKN